From a region of the Ktedonobacterales bacterium genome:
- a CDS encoding GNAT family protein: protein MLRGEKVILRALEQQDLPRLWTFYNDVAFELVIGGDPWEPMSLARLQAHFEERSREREHDGMNFAIEADGKCIGTCGLFHVDQTARTCELGIGIGDKDYWGHGYGREALRLLLDYAFRLRNFHKVWLRVNAVNERAIRAYRACGFVEEGRLREHTWGDGQYVDEVHMGILRSEWAQGRTSGQ, encoded by the coding sequence ATGCTGAGAGGTGAGAAGGTGATCTTGCGCGCGCTGGAGCAGCAAGATTTGCCGCGATTGTGGACGTTCTATAATGATGTAGCGTTTGAGTTGGTGATCGGCGGCGATCCGTGGGAGCCGATGTCGTTGGCGCGCCTGCAAGCGCACTTTGAGGAGCGGAGCCGAGAAAGAGAACACGATGGGATGAATTTTGCTATTGAGGCGGACGGGAAGTGTATTGGGACGTGCGGGCTGTTTCATGTCGATCAGACGGCGCGTACCTGCGAGTTGGGGATTGGGATTGGCGATAAGGACTATTGGGGACATGGCTATGGGCGCGAGGCGCTGCGGCTGCTGCTGGATTATGCGTTTCGGCTGCGTAATTTTCATAAAGTCTGGCTGCGGGTGAACGCGGTGAACGAACGGGCTATACGCGCGTATCGGGCGTGCGGCTTTGTCGAGGAGGGGCGTTTGCGCGAGCATACCTGGGGCGATGGGCAGTATGTGGATGAGGTGCATATGGGTATTTTGCGCAGCGAGTGGGCGCAAGGGCGCACTTCAGGGCAATAA
- a CDS encoding CBS domain-containing protein translates to MLIKDIMVRDVATVMETDTLEHAAILLERGRFRHLPVAQLLPQAPTLEPALKHFQYPPPKPPVAVVGILSDRDMPGGRVGAAPLEELRGRQAHEVMRRPVITASPETPVEYAAQLMADNAIGCLPVVDDAAQGRLVGIITESDLFHALVRLVGAQEPSTRLRLMLRGGDPAHLASALMIVAQHEGRLAGVLAEPVDAQGRWPVTLRVRTIYPGPLLHDLEAAGIEVEQPAEGKQQ, encoded by the coding sequence ATGCTTATCAAAGACATCATGGTGCGCGACGTGGCGACGGTGATGGAGACGGATACGCTGGAACACGCGGCGATTCTGTTGGAGCGGGGGCGCTTTCGCCATTTGCCGGTGGCTCAACTGCTGCCGCAGGCGCCAACGCTGGAGCCTGCGCTGAAGCACTTCCAGTATCCACCGCCGAAGCCGCCTGTAGCGGTGGTGGGCATCCTTTCGGACCGCGATATGCCCGGCGGCAGGGTTGGCGCGGCTCCGTTGGAGGAACTGCGGGGACGGCAGGCGCATGAGGTGATGCGTCGTCCGGTGATTACGGCGAGTCCAGAGACGCCGGTTGAGTACGCGGCGCAGTTGATGGCTGATAATGCTATCGGGTGCCTGCCGGTGGTGGATGACGCGGCGCAAGGGCGATTGGTGGGCATTATTACGGAGAGCGATCTGTTTCACGCGCTGGTGCGGCTGGTGGGCGCGCAAGAACCCAGCACGCGCTTGCGTCTGATGCTGCGAGGGGGCGATCCGGCGCATCTGGCGAGCGCGTTGATGATTGTGGCCCAACACGAGGGGCGGCTGGCGGGCGTGCTGGCTGAGCCGGTGGATGCGCAGGGGCGCTGGCCGGTGACGCTGCGGGTGCGGACGATTTACCCTGGGCCGCTGCTGCACGATCTGGAGGCGGCAGGCATCGAGGTGGAGCAGCCCGCCGAGGGAAAGCAGCAGTAA
- a CDS encoding FAD-dependent thymidylate synthase, which yields MNIYAVIGAPPEIQAYALAKYSRSAQQLSESIDELSTQRAEQFLNTFYFQYGHRSIADLAHVALAIENISMLAAFHVVDEPLWDGQERSSRYQDFRKSGFYIPPQLPEDAPERATYARALDALLDRYEYFSTELTDVLKQVQPCPDDMAPGVYNRTLRARAFDVARAFLPLATRTSVGQITSARVLEQQISRLTGHSSAELRDIGEAIRQACQTPAHNFIESKLRAAWEAAALSPEQIEQQQRALEEAGILGLSAAPTLVKYTTPEVYGPRALAEARARLEPYLHAQPAAPDLSAGIALIEPETDLLEAYAASLLYLTDHQGRAYRQLQPLARALPEEEKRALFTHTLAQRGPHDDWLRLHRLGYLLAFDLLVDFGALRDLHRHRRCVQIIPDLKLHLGFDDPTTIFHAGLGPDGAALAEQKGLISAYRQAMQQAIAAAQAFPLPEYAPYLLPLGVRQRALFKMDLAEAAYIIELRSGVTGHFSYRRVAYDMYRQLSQRHPYLAPVIRATNPDEVVDLLKR from the coding sequence ATGAACATCTACGCCGTCATCGGCGCGCCGCCAGAGATTCAGGCATACGCGCTTGCCAAATATAGCCGCTCAGCGCAGCAATTGAGCGAAAGCATTGACGAGCTTTCCACTCAGCGCGCCGAACAGTTCCTCAACACCTTCTATTTCCAGTACGGCCATCGCTCCATTGCCGACCTCGCCCACGTCGCCCTCGCCATCGAAAACATCTCCATGCTGGCTGCCTTCCACGTCGTTGACGAACCCCTGTGGGACGGGCAGGAACGCTCCTCGCGCTATCAAGATTTCCGCAAAAGCGGCTTCTACATCCCGCCCCAGCTTCCCGAAGACGCTCCTGAACGCGCCACCTATGCCCGCGCCCTCGACGCTCTGCTGGATCGCTACGAATACTTCTCCACCGAACTCACCGACGTACTGAAGCAGGTCCAGCCATGCCCCGACGACATGGCCCCTGGCGTCTACAACCGCACGCTCCGCGCACGCGCCTTCGACGTAGCGCGCGCTTTCTTACCACTCGCCACACGCACCAGCGTAGGCCAGATCACCAGTGCCCGCGTCCTCGAACAGCAGATCAGCCGCCTCACCGGCCACTCCAGCGCCGAACTGCGCGACATTGGCGAAGCCATTCGCCAGGCATGCCAGACGCCCGCTCATAACTTTATCGAAAGCAAACTGCGCGCCGCCTGGGAAGCCGCCGCCCTCAGCCCGGAACAGATCGAGCAGCAGCAGCGCGCCCTGGAAGAAGCCGGTATTCTTGGCCTCAGCGCCGCACCCACCCTCGTCAAATACACCACACCAGAAGTCTACGGCCCCCGCGCGCTCGCAGAGGCGCGCGCGCGCCTGGAGCCATACCTGCACGCGCAGCCAGCCGCGCCCGACCTCTCCGCAGGTATCGCGCTCATCGAGCCAGAAACCGACCTGCTGGAAGCTTACGCCGCCAGCCTGCTCTATCTCACCGACCACCAGGGCCGCGCCTATCGCCAGCTTCAGCCGCTCGCCCGCGCGCTCCCCGAAGAAGAAAAACGCGCCCTCTTCACACACACGCTTGCGCAGCGCGGCCCACATGACGACTGGCTGCGCCTGCATCGCCTCGGCTATCTGCTCGCCTTTGACCTGCTCGTAGATTTCGGGGCACTGCGTGACCTGCACCGCCACCGCCGCTGTGTCCAGATTATCCCCGACCTCAAGCTGCATCTCGGCTTTGACGACCCAACAACCATCTTCCACGCCGGACTGGGACCAGACGGCGCAGCCCTGGCCGAACAAAAGGGGTTGATCTCCGCCTACCGCCAGGCAATGCAGCAAGCCATCGCTGCTGCCCAGGCGTTCCCACTTCCCGAATACGCACCCTATCTCTTACCGCTCGGCGTTCGCCAGCGCGCCCTCTTCAAGATGGACCTGGCCGAAGCCGCCTACATCATCGAACTGCGCTCCGGCGTCACCGGCCACTTCTCCTACCGGCGCGTCGCCTACGACATGTACCGCCAGCTTTCTCAGCGCCATCCCTATCTTGCTCCGGTCATTCGCGCCACCAACCCTGATGAAGTCGTTGATTTGCTCAAACGCTAA
- a CDS encoding AAA family ATPase, translated as MLKSPQNERLFVLLLAGPAGAGKTTTARAWASAQQRPTAHISLDDVRDFVKSGYADPSDGWETAIQQQYHLARQGCATLALNYVNAGFLCIIDDAIFPQWAEVSYQGWHELLREVPHYLVVLLPKFEYLVERNQSRSGHRLLSEAMLRTIYDMMLPWHDQHAFPIIDNSELSIEETVASLQSEVDKLIKNG; from the coding sequence ATGCTGAAATCCCCTCAGAACGAGCGCCTGTTTGTGCTGCTGCTGGCCGGCCCGGCGGGCGCGGGCAAAACAACAACAGCGCGAGCCTGGGCCAGCGCCCAGCAGCGTCCAACAGCGCACATCTCGCTCGATGACGTGCGCGACTTTGTGAAGTCGGGCTACGCCGATCCTTCGGACGGATGGGAAACAGCGATACAGCAGCAATATCATCTGGCGCGGCAGGGCTGCGCAACCCTGGCCCTCAATTATGTAAACGCCGGTTTCCTCTGCATCATTGACGACGCCATCTTCCCCCAGTGGGCCGAGGTTAGCTACCAGGGTTGGCATGAACTGCTGCGAGAAGTGCCGCATTATCTGGTTGTGCTGCTGCCCAAATTCGAGTATCTTGTAGAGAGAAACCAGAGCCGCAGCGGCCATCGCCTGCTCAGCGAAGCCATGCTTCGCACAATTTACGACATGATGCTGCCCTGGCATGACCAGCATGCCTTTCCAATCATAGACAACTCGGAACTTTCGATTGAAGAGACGGTTGCCAGCCTCCAGAGCGAGGTGGACAAACTCATAAAGAATGGCTAG